A single window of Labrus mixtus chromosome 23, fLabMix1.1, whole genome shotgun sequence DNA harbors:
- the htra3b gene encoding serine protease HTRA3, with protein sequence MQLLILLFTSALLFLTQSARAEPKPKCPTRCDVSTCPSPSCPSGYVPDRCNCCVVCARAEGEPCGRKEELPCGDGLECKHPAGKRIGKGFCQCRYSSQVCGSDGITYRNVCHLKATSRKNQQQGLHGVSQSHKGPCESSTGPPHSSSPRYKFNFIADVVEKIAPAVVHIELFLRHPLFGRTIPLSSGSGFVMSENGLIVTNAHVVSSTSPVSGQQHLKVQMHNGDVYEANIKDIDKKSDIATIKVNSQNKLPVLLLGHSADLRPGEFVVAIGSPFALQNTVTTGIVSTAQRDGKELGLRDSDMDYIQTDAIINYGNSGGPLVNLDGEVIGINTLKVAAGISFAIPSDRITRFLNESVDKPNKDVRSVKKRFVGIRMLTITPALIEELKQQNSDFPNVTSGIYVHEVVPHSPADKGGIKDSDIIVKLNGKPMMTTADLQGALQEESALLLEVRRGNDDLLFNIEPDVIMQ encoded by the exons ATGcagctcctcatcctcctcttcacctccgcgctcctcttcctcacacaaTCCGCACGCGCTGAGCCCAAACCCAAATGTCCGACCCGCTGTGACGTCAGCACCTGTCCGAGTCCCAGCTGCCCCAGCGGCTACGTGCCGGACAGGTGTAACTGTTGCGTGGTGTGCGCGCGGGCGGAGGGCGAGCCGTGCGGCCGCAAGGAGGAACTGCCGTGCGGGGACGGTCTGGAGTGCAAACACCCGGCGGGGAAACGGATCGGGAAAGGCTTCTGTCAGTGCAGGTACAGCAGCCAGGTGTGCGGCAGTGACGGCATCACTTACAGGAACGTGTGTCATCTGAAGGCCACCAGCAGGAAGAACCAGCAGCAGGGTCTGCACGGGGTCTCCCAGAGCCACAAGGGTCCATGTGAGAGCAGCACAG GTCCTCCACACTCTTCCAGTCCAAGATACAAGTTCAACTTCATCGCAGACGTGGTGGAAAAAATCGCTCCTGCTGTGGTCCACATCGAACTCTTCCTCAG ACACCCTCTCTTTGGGAGGACCATCCCTCTGTCCAGCGGTTCAGGCTTTGTGATGTCGGAGAACGGACTGATCGTGACCAATGCTCACGTCGTCTCCAGCACATCACCTGTGTCCGGTCAGCAGCACCTGAAG GTCCAGATGCACAACGGAGACGTATACGAAGCCAACATCAAAGACATCGACAAAAAGTCAGACATCGCTACAATCAAGGTCAACTCTCAG AACAAGCTGCCTGTCCTGCTCCTGGGTCACAGTGCAGACCTGAGGCCGGGGGAGTTCGTGGTTGCCATTGGCAGCCCATTCGCCCTGCAGAACACCGTCACCACAGGCATCGTCAGCACGGCTCAGAGGGACGGGAAGGAGCTGGGCCTCAGGGACTCGGATATGGACTACATCCAGACCGACGCCATCATCAAT TACGGGAACTCAGGAGGACCTCTCGTCAACTTG GATGGGGAGGTGATCGGCATCAACACCCTGAAGGTGGCAGCAGGGATCTCTTTTGCCATCCCCTCAGACAGGATCACCCGTTTCCTCAACGAATCAGTGGACAAACCCAACAAAG ATGTGAGGTCGGTAAAGAAGCGCTTCGTTGGAATCCGGATGCTGACCATCACACCAGC gTTAATTGAGGAGCTCAAACAGCAGAACTCAGACTTTCCTAATGTGACCAGCGGGATCTACGTCCATGAAGTTGTTCCTCACTCACCTGCAGACAA AGGTGGAATCAAAGACAGTGACATCATTGTGAAACTGAACGGCAAACCTATGATGACCACAGCcgacctgcagggggcgctgcaggaGGAGTCTGCCCTGCTGCTGGAGGTCAGGAGGGGCAACGATGATCTCCTATTTAACATAGAGCCTGACGTCATAATGCAGTAA